DNA sequence from the Thauera sedimentorum genome:
GAACGGATCGCCATGGGTTCGATCATGGCCGGCGGCGCGCTCGGGGTGCTGATCCCGCCGTCCATCCTGGCCATCCTCTACGCGGTGGTGGCGCAGCAGTCGGTGGGCGAACTGTATGCCGGCAGCGTCATGCCGGGGCTGATGCTCTCCGGCCTGTATGCGGCCTATGTGCTGATCCGCGCCTACCTGAATCCGGCCGTTGGGCCGGCCGTGCCGGTGAGCGAGCGGCTGGCGCTGGGCGCCAAGCTGGTGCTGCTGCGCGGGCTGATCGCGCCCATCCTGCTGGTGGTCGTGGTGCTGGGCCTGCTGTTCACCGGCATCGCCACGCCGGTGGAGGCCGCGGGGCTGGGCTCCTTCGGCGCGATGCTGGTGGCACTGATCCACCGTCGGCTCACGCTCAAGACGCTGTTCGGTGCCAGCCTGTCCACCGTGAAGGCCACCGCGATGGTGTTGTGGATCATCTTCGGCGCGTCGATCTTCGTCGGCCTCTACATCCTCAAGGGCGGGCAGACCTTCATCACCGACACCCTGCTCGGCACCGGATTGTCGGCCTACGGCATCCTGTTCCTGATGATGCTGTTGCTGGTGATCCTGGGGATGTTCCTCGACTGGGTGGGCATCCTGCTGCTGGCGGTGCCGATCTTCGTGCCCATCATCAAGCAACTGAGCTTCGACGGCCTGTTCGGGTTGCCGGGGCCGAGCCCGGACGAGGTGCTGGTGTGGTTCGGCGTGCTCTACCTGGTGAACATGCAGATGAGCTTCCTCAGTCCGCCCTTTGGTTATGCGCTGTTCTACATCCGCGGGGTGGCGCCGGAGTCCATCACCATGGCGAGCATCTTCCGCTCCTCGCTGGTGTTCCTCGCCATACAGGCGCTCGCGCTGGCTCTGGTGGTGCTGTTCCCGGCCCTGGCGACCTGGTTGCCGGGCCTGATGTACGGGCGCTAGCGGTCGTCGCCGGCGGTATCCTGCGCCTGGTCGAGCAGGCGGCTGATGCGCTCGGACAGTTCGGGCAGCAGCACGGCGCGCAGGTGGGCGATCATCTCGGCCTGCATGCGTTCGGTGAGGCGGTCGAGCTCACGGCCGAGAATCTGCGGGAACTCGCTGCTCACCCAGCTCTCGATTTCGCGGTTGAGCTCGGTGTCGAGGCGGATCAGCCGTTCCGCGAGCGCATCCGGAATCGCTTCGATGCGCGACGGTGTGCCGCTCGGTTCGGCAGCGGGTGCAGCGCTGG
Encoded proteins:
- a CDS encoding TRAP transporter large permease, with amino-acid sequence MPGRSNAAGRSSAAGLRFAVYGLTLLLAAAMAVEAVNIAFYDPWGEDYFLFRLQGVLDGVSMVTLTWVMFGSLFVLLMAGLPLAFVAGGLGVIFLYLVGDSAMLNIVPSRIFPMMTNPDLAAIPLFIFMATMLERAGLIEEMFDAVYQWMGGLRGGLAVATILASTILAAMVGVVGAAIVTMGIIALPAMLKRHYDERIAMGSIMAGGALGVLIPPSILAILYAVVAQQSVGELYAGSVMPGLMLSGLYAAYVLIRAYLNPAVGPAVPVSERLALGAKLVLLRGLIAPILLVVVVLGLLFTGIATPVEAAGLGSFGAMLVALIHRRLTLKTLFGASLSTVKATAMVLWIIFGASIFVGLYILKGGQTFITDTLLGTGLSAYGILFLMMLLLVILGMFLDWVGILLLAVPIFVPIIKQLSFDGLFGLPGPSPDEVLVWFGVLYLVNMQMSFLSPPFGYALFYIRGVAPESITMASIFRSSLVFLAIQALALALVVLFPALATWLPGLMYGR